In Porites lutea chromosome 1, jaPorLute2.1, whole genome shotgun sequence, a single genomic region encodes these proteins:
- the LOC140935970 gene encoding uncharacterized protein — translation MASGGWVAELDKKEHKNWVMVGCALNIAKKGIVPTIQNKMETWYQSLISSPPLQSLPSCACAHSAPKCATCVTWEKELKRHHKSGRPKICWDNSDRTQWGSPTGAWEIAKVYMPTLGSRATDVIDADGTDIGGLLNLLEWCTFINPPLSRTLLNSARDECRNRWAHAAKQEICDADVPTILSHLNNLLSDPVFNSEPSARKASNDLQDLSRQGLINVRESEVEALYLLRQCLEADLRKCQEDLAYTLRHLSQVQEQSNANKSDITTLKQQMEEESRNLSEYVSTILLDVAAFNKFLNQRDDLRNTIEVICDDLDELSNGIQKVVLELNEVGLILPQLESNLKNLYCEVQKVAKNVYTNKSTISRLQEDVMEVKEEIETLKHKVQVGPHKGDNDDDDDDILCTAPIGLTEFTGRKSELEWLERNLVLLNPEKKPRKSSCIKTICGLGGCGKTSLAIEFAWRYKHRFPGGVFWVNGESNENVGKSVVEILTFVNISASVTDNIEDILNKFLSWLSKMKRPWLLVIDNADDLNDPTCPAGVKKICKGMLQRTHLPRRHGHILVTTRANATESKTFLKISNDDCLKLQCFSEEEGALFLMQRTGLGGNDLDPDAICLAKELGFLPLALEQAAAYISSSPLPLNFKDYLNRYKEVKLRLLKQQYATALSLEAQHRLSIHTTWLMNFEYVKERSPAAAKIMRISAFFESECIPFNVINPGSPEFNQEELRGCSFSYTDIGDILKILSSYSLFTVDHQYKLFRVHKLVQEVVRETLTESERIKTLLGCVRVLRFAFLQFPVFENFKLGNLYELNVGDQRIVFSLLLNFLKLTSYMEEEINAKRVPRENTNGELFRLDTLELCKFVYCLTKTRNSLYWLNIELSDFYLKLFKVVYGDSDPNGLLFEMVNTSINRTNKFTTTGIDEGKNLIDNAVEKMCEFEKSGVVVEADVKFRVLFQKAKFFFIHAGEVERYYNALLELESLDLPISEANTADLQMTIATLEYHKGNSFESAFKRLMKSLEIARRFPWDDPKLLQLLELANFTLFSNGKFKEAKICAKEMRDIYVKLPSSSDEIMIGMRNHCSFLSQLNHVAMETFLLEQLENRWPHIYSCVKDGYVNNSVPYVDDGSEELVAIFLLSIMRCFRKAFSEENEPNFSAEKLTMYVRIGEIFVSLRMIYYGSNFPDMLEAHCFLTTVKLLLGTDENDAIVYGQGPVFVVYRQGFSEQCQSGPCEDSNVDRSRRYKDVGNIFFSLGDYSRSLEFYNKALNLNQGDAKLLTNRVVAQVKLSKQKAQSQHLKEQQNILQRALQDSISAISADPSWVKGYYWKAVCLAELGQRGASLAAAAVAECLFPLQWTQIPAVVEHFGCYIVKDVATSEDLGRAVEISENSLVIVVRSGKYVLTQPLKVPSNAVIVGLGKVEITCVKGVPLFLDKTVYIDNIELIPSAEFIRMNKEDAKKCLDRGQLHQALSLYSKVLASCPENTQLLTARASTYLKAAKEKSNTCERESLLELGLEDTKSTIRADPSWLLGYSTRATIMTELGRKYEALASAAVFNHLSSGRDISSVIQRYGALQIHVAENSDELRNFLEEIEEPEGVNQIILMKEGEYLFEKSVEINPVIVVVGLGKVIVSCKTGAPFHFRKEHFVENVELQGDCGDEPESLETASSTSLFGQDEYISLALPSGYDASKVDSECKVN, via the coding sequence ATGGCATCTGGCGGTTGGGTGGCAGAGCTTGATAAGAAAGAACACAAAAACTGGGTGATGGTTGGTTGTGCTCTTAACATTGCCAAAAAAGGAATAGTACCAACAATTCAAAACAAGATGGAAACTTGGTACCAGTCCCTTATTTCCAGTCCTCCGCTTCAGTCACTTCCATCTTGCGCTTGCGCACATTCAGCACCAAAGTGCGCCACTTGCGtcacctgggaaaaggaacTGAAACGTCACCACAAGTCCGGGAGACCAAAGATTTGCTGGGACAACAGTGACCGAACACAATGGGGATCTCCGACTGGGGCATGGGAGATAGCTAAAGTATATATGCCAACTCTTGGAAGCCGAGCAACGGATGTCATCGACGCAGATGGAACCGACATCGGTGGTCTTTTGAATTTGTTAGAATGGTGTACTTTTATCAATCCCCCTCTGAGTCGAACTCTTTTGAATTCAGCAAGAGATGAATGCAGAAATCGTTGGGCGCATGCTGCAAAACAAGAAATTTGTGATGCCGATGTTCCAACTATATTGAGTCATCTCAATAATCTGCTTAGTGACCCAGTGTTTAACTCTGAACCATCAGCCCGAAAAGCGTCTAATGATTTACAAGATTTGTCCCGTCAAGGTCTGATTAACGTCAGAGAGTCTGAGGTTGAAGCTCTTTACTTGTTGCGGCAATGTCTGGAGGCCGATCTGAGAAAGTGCCAAGAAGACTTGGCATATACACTTCGACATTTATCTCAGGTCCAAGAACAAAGTAATGCGAACAAATCTGACATCACTACACTAAAGCAGCAAATGGAAGAAGAGTCAAGAAACTTGTCTGAATATGTATCCACGATATTGCTTGACGTTGCTGCCTTCAACAAGTTCCTAAACCAAAGAGATGATCTCAGAAACACAATTGAGGTTATTTGTGATGACTTAGATGAATTGTCAAATGGTATACAGAAGGTTGTTCTGGAACTAAACGAAGTTGGACTGATCTTGCCCCAGTTAGAAAGCAACCTCAAAAACTTGTATTGTGAAGTACAGAAAGTAGCCAAGAATgtctatacaaacaaaagcacGATCTCAAGATTACAAGAAGATGTCATGGAGgttaaagaagaaatagaaaCATTGAAACACAAAGTCCAGGTTGGTCCACACAAGGGAGACaacgacgatgacgacgatgacATTCTTTGCACGGCACCGATCGGGTTAACAGAGTTTACCGGCCGCAAATCAGAACTAGAATGGCTTGAAAGAAATCTTGTTTTGCTGAACCCTGAGAAGAAACCCAGAAAATCATCTTGTATTAAAACAATATGCGGCCTTGGAGGATGTGGAAAAACGTCGCTGGCTATAGAATTTGCTTGGCGTTACAAGCATCGCTTCCCAGGGGGCGTGTTTTGGGTCAACGGTGAAAGTAATGAAAATGTAGGGAAATCCGTGGTCGAAATACTTACGTTTGTCAATATCAGCGCCTCAGTAACCGACAACATAGAGGACATCTTGAACAAATTCCTGTCATGGTTGTCCAAAATGAAACGTCCATGGCTTCTTGTGATAGACAATGCCGATGATTTAAATGATCCAACCTGTCCAGCAGGCGTTAAGAAGATATGCAAAGGGATGTTGCAAAGAACGCATCTCCCAAGAAGGCATGGTCACATACTTGTTACAACCAGGGCAAATGCAACAGAGAGTAAAACGTTTTTGAAGATTTCAAATGATGATTGTTTGAAGTTACAGTGCTTCAGTGAAGAAGAAGGTGCATTATTTCTAATGCAACGGACAGGTCTCGGAGGAAACGATCTTGACCCTGATGCTATTTGTTTAGCGAAAGAACTGGGATTCCTGCCACTAGCCCTCGAACAAGCCGCAGCGTACATATCTTCCAGCCCTCTTCCACTTAATTTTAAAGATTACCTGAACAGATATAAAGAAGTTAAGCTTCGTCTTTTAAAGCAGCAATATGCCACAGCTCTAAGTCTGGAAGCACAACATAGGTTGTCGATTCACACAACCTGGCTGATGAACTTCGAATATGTCAAAGAAAGGTCACCTGCCGCTGCAAAGATTATGCGCATTTCAGCATTTTTTGAGTCTGAATGTATTCCTTTCAATGTTATCAATCCTGGATCTCCTGAATTCAATCAGGAGGAACTGAGAGGATGTTCATTCTCTTATACAGATATTGGTGACATCCTGAAAATACTATCAAGCTACTCTCTTTTCACTGTTGACCATCAATATAAACTGTTCCGTGTCCACAAGCTTGTTCAAGAAGTAGTAAGAGAAACCCTTACGGAATCAGAAAGGATAAAGACATTGCTGGGATGCGTTCGCGTTCTTcgttttgcatttttgcaattTCCTGTGTTCGAGAATTTTAAATTAGGCAACCTCTACGAACTGAACGTAGGAGACCAACgtattgttttctctcttttgctaaattttCTCAAACTGACGAGTTACATGGAAGAGGAAATAAATGCCAAGAGAGTGCCAAGAGAGAATACCAACGGTGAACTTTTTAGACTCGACACACTTGAGCTTTGCAAATTTGTGTACTGCCTCACTAAAACCAGGAACTCACTTTATTGGCTCAATATTGAACTGTCAGACTTTTACTTGAAACTTTTTAAAGTGGTGTACGGTGATAGTGATCCAAACGGGCTTCTCTTTGAGATGGTCAACACAAGTATCAACAGAACGAACAAGTTCACTACTACAGGAATAGACGAAGGAAAAAATTTGATTGATAATGCTGTAGAAAAAATGTGTGAATTTGAAAAATCTGGTGTGGTTGTAGAAGCCGATGTCAAATTCCGTGTTCTCTTTCAAAAAGCGAAATTCTTCTTCATTCATGCAGGTGAGGTGGAAAGATACTACAATGCTTTGTTGGAGCTTGAAAGTTTGGACTTGCCAATAAGCGAAGCTAATACTGCAGATCTTCAAATGACAATCGCGACGTTAGAATACCATAAAGGTAATAGCTTTGAATCAGCGTTTAAACGCCTAATGAAAAGTTTAGAGATTGCAAGACGTTTCCCCTGGGATGACCCAAAGTTGCTACAGTTACTTGAGTTGGCCAACTTCACGCTCTTTAGCAACGGCAAATTTAAGGAAGCTAAAATATGTGCCAAAGAAATGCGTGATATTTATGTGAAGCTGCCTTCTTCGTCTGATGAGATAATGATAGGAATGAGGAACCATTGTAGTTTTCTGTCTCAATTAAACCACGTAGCCATGGAAACATTTTTACTAGAGCAGTTAGAGAATAGATGGCCCCATATATACAGTTGTGTCAAAGATGGTTATGTTAATAACAGCGTTCCTTATGTAGATGACGGAAGCGAAGAACTCGTCGCTATTTTTCTGCTCAGCATAATGAGGTGCTTTAGGAAAGCTTTCAGCGAGGAGAATGAACCAAACTTTTCTGCAGAAAAGTTGACCATGTACGTACGAATCGGTGAAATATTTGTGTCCCTTCGAATGATTTATTATGGCTCTAACTTCCCAGATATGCTAGAGGCACATTGCTTTTTAACGACAGTGAAATTGCTCCTAGGAACTGATGAAAATGATGCAATTGTTTATGGTCAGGGACCGGTATTTGTTGTTTACCGCCAGGGATTTTCTGAACAGTGCCAAAGCGGACCTTGTGAAGATTCAAATGTGGACCGTTCGAGGCGTTACAAAGATGTaggtaacatttttttcagtttaggtGACTATTCGAGGTCTCTCGAATTCTATAACAAAGCCTTAAACCTGAATCAAGGAGATGCAAAGTTATTAACAAACAGAGTCGTTGCGCAAGTCAAGCTTTCTAAACAGAAAGCACAGAGTCAACATTTAAAAGAGCAACAGAACATTCTTCAACGCGCTCTCCAAGACTCTATTAGCGCGATATCTGCAGATCCTTCTTGGGTGAAGGGATACTACTGGAAAGCTGTTTGTCTTGCTGAACTTGGGCAAAGAGGTGCATCACTTGCTGCAGCTGCAGTTGCTGAATGCCTGTTTCCACTACAATGGACCCAAATACCTGCTGTTGTCGAGCATTTTGGATGCTACATTGTAAAAGACGTAGCTACTTCTGAAGATCTCGGGCGCGCCGTAGAGATAAGTGAAAACAGTCTCGTAATTGTGGTTCGCAGTGGGAAATATGTGCTAACTCAGCCTTTAAAGGTTCCATCAAACGCAGTGATAGTTGGCCTTGGTAAGGTCGAAATCACCTGTGTCAAAGGCGTTCCACTGTTCCTGGATAAAACTGTTTACATCGACAACATTGAACTAATACCCTCCGCGGAGTTCATCAGAATGAACAAAGAGGATGCTAAAAAGTGCCTCGATCGTGGACAGTTACACCAGGCGTTGTCTTTGTATAGCAAGGTATTAGCCTCATGTCCAGAAAACACACAGCTTCTTACAGCAAGGGCTTCGACTTACTTGAAAGCAGCGAAAGAAAAGAGCAACACGTGTGAGCGGGAATCTTTGCTAGAGCTTGGTCTGGAAGACACCAAATCCACCATCAGAGCTGACCCTTCTTGGTTACTTGGCTACTCTACCAGAGCTACGATTATGACAGAGTTGGGGAGGAAATACGAAGCCTTGGCCTCTGCTGCTGTGTTTAACCACTTGAGCTCTGGTCGGGATATTTCATCAGTCATTCAACGTTATGGAGCGTTGCAGATTCATGTTGCTGAAAATTCAGATGAACTGCGCAATTTTCTTGAAGAAATAGAGGAGCCTGAAGGAGTAAATCAAATAATTTTAATGAAAGAAGGAGAGTACCTATTTGAAAAGAGCGTTGAGATCAATCCAGTGATCGTTGTTGTTGGTCTAGGGAAAGTAATTGTTTCGTGCAAGACTGGCGCACCTTTTCACTTTAGAAAGGAACATTTTGTCGAGAATGTTGAACTTCAGGGAGACTGTGGTGATGAGCCAGAATCACTAGAGACTGCGAGTTCGACAAGTCTTTTTGGTCAGGATGAATATATATCTTTGGCCTTGCCCTCGGGGTATGACGCCTCAAAAGTCGACAGCGAGTGCAAGGTGAACTAA